One Pseudomonas sp. C27(2019) DNA window includes the following coding sequences:
- the clpS gene encoding ATP-dependent Clp protease adapter ClpS — translation MTVNPLNPDHFEQYDDDLATAPAKPELQPPPMYRVLMLNDDYTPMDFVVEVLETYFAMSREQSTQTMLAVHHQGRAVCGLYTRDIAETKAHQVSEYARECQHPLLCEIEKDV, via the coding sequence ATGACTGTTAATCCCCTAAATCCAGACCATTTTGAGCAGTATGACGATGATTTAGCCACGGCACCGGCCAAACCTGAGTTACAGCCACCGCCGATGTACCGTGTATTAATGCTTAACGATGACTACACACCGATGGACTTTGTGGTCGAAGTGTTAGAAACCTACTTTGCCATGAGCCGTGAGCAGTCCACACAAACCATGCTTGCGGTGCATCACCAAGGGCGTGCTGTATGTGGTTTGTATACGCGTGATATTGCTGAAACCAAAGCACATCAGGTCAGTGAATATGCGCGAGAGTGCCAGCATCCTTTACTGTGTGAAATAGAGAAAGACGTATAA
- the nifJ gene encoding pyruvate:ferredoxin (flavodoxin) oxidoreductase, which translates to MQTTRWLMIDGNEATATIAHRLSEVCAIYPITPASAMGEWADEWSAQGRTNLWGTVPQIAQMQSEGGAAGAVHGALQLGSLATTFTASQGLLLMIPNMYKIAGELTPVVVHVAARSLACQALSIFGDHSDVMAVRQTGFAMLCAGSVQEAMDFAVISHAATLIGRLPVLHFFDGFRTSHEVAKIQAVGDEVLHALISQEALHAHRARAMSPDQPVLRGTAQNPDVYFQGRETVNTFYLAFPKLVQQLMDQFAQLTGRHYHLYEYHGAADAERVIIIMGSGAETVHETVDHLQASGEKVGILRVRLYRPLDAQALLAALPASVKQIAVLDRTKEPGSDGEPLYKDVITALAQAQMQGNSPFTELPTVIGGRYGLSSKEFTPGMVAAIFKELQQDQPKNGFTIGIYDDVTHTSLEWDEHFHTDAHTESVQALFYGLGSDGTVSANKNSIKIIGETTDLYAQGYFVYDSKKSGAMTVSHLRFGPQPIRSTYLIGDHQAQFIGCHQPQFIERFEMLDKAAPSAVFLLNTSHAPDQVWDQLPRRMQEQIIEKNIRVYCIDAYDVAQKASMGKRINTIMQTCFFAISGVVPREQAIASIKQAVQNTYGSKGQSIIDFNFKAIDATLASLYEVPVPSEATSTFERPPLVDENAPDFIGRFTARLIAGEGDRVPVSMMPVDGSFPLGSAAYEKRKLALEIPVWDAELCTQCGKCPMVCPHAAIRSKLVPKDLVADAPDSFKTHPVLGRDYPDDHVMMYQVSPDDCTGCGLCVDICPIRDKSNASHKALNMEPIEPIHTQEQDNWRFFEALPEYDRSALKHSTIKGAMLLEPLFEFSGACVGCGETPYLKLATQLFGDRMVVANATGCSSIYGANLPTTPWTVNADGRGPAWNNSLFEDNAEFGLGMRIAIDQQNTYAQELLAELRDSIGAELVDALLTAEQNTEQEIAEQRVRVEQLKQRLAELTDQSRAKELLTIAEHLVVRSVWIIGGDGWAYDIGYGGLDHVLASGRNVNILVLDTEVYSNTGGQTSKATPRGAVAKFSNAGKPTAKKDLAMLAMGYENVYVAKVAYGAKDTQTLRAFIDAAAHDGPSLIIAYSPCIAHGVDLTHNHRQQNLAVKSGHWPLFRYEPSRAEKGLNPLRLDSAAPSIDYTEFSSTEARFSMLNRTYPKAAKAYQKQAQEDVIARFAHYQSLADLPGAADLEKKESGDD; encoded by the coding sequence ATGCAGACAACACGCTGGCTGATGATTGACGGCAATGAGGCCACCGCAACCATTGCGCACCGTTTAAGTGAAGTGTGTGCGATTTATCCGATTACCCCGGCCTCGGCCATGGGTGAGTGGGCGGATGAGTGGTCGGCGCAAGGGCGCACCAACCTCTGGGGCACGGTGCCGCAGATCGCGCAAATGCAGAGTGAAGGCGGTGCGGCTGGTGCTGTGCACGGTGCGTTGCAGTTGGGCAGTTTAGCCACTACTTTTACCGCCTCGCAGGGATTGTTATTGATGATCCCAAACATGTACAAAATTGCCGGTGAGCTGACCCCAGTGGTGGTCCACGTGGCAGCGCGCTCGTTAGCCTGTCAGGCGCTGTCCATTTTTGGTGATCACAGTGATGTGATGGCGGTACGGCAGACTGGTTTTGCCATGCTTTGTGCGGGTTCGGTGCAAGAGGCCATGGATTTTGCGGTGATTTCCCATGCCGCCACCTTAATAGGTCGTTTGCCGGTGCTGCATTTTTTTGATGGTTTCCGCACCTCCCACGAAGTGGCAAAGATTCAAGCGGTGGGCGATGAGGTTTTACATGCACTGATCTCGCAAGAGGCTTTGCATGCGCACCGCGCTCGCGCCATGAGCCCTGATCAGCCAGTGCTGCGCGGTACTGCACAAAACCCCGATGTGTATTTCCAAGGCCGCGAAACGGTTAATACCTTTTATTTGGCTTTTCCAAAACTGGTTCAGCAGCTGATGGATCAGTTTGCGCAGCTGACCGGCCGTCACTACCACCTGTATGAGTACCATGGCGCAGCCGATGCTGAGCGAGTGATTATTATCATGGGCTCGGGCGCAGAAACCGTGCATGAGACGGTTGATCATTTGCAGGCTAGTGGTGAAAAAGTTGGTATTTTGCGTGTGCGCCTCTACCGACCGCTGGATGCGCAGGCATTATTAGCAGCTTTGCCAGCCAGCGTTAAACAGATAGCAGTGTTAGACCGTACCAAAGAGCCGGGTAGCGATGGTGAACCGCTGTATAAAGATGTGATCACCGCTTTGGCGCAAGCGCAGATGCAAGGTAACAGCCCCTTTACTGAGTTACCGACCGTGATTGGCGGGCGTTATGGCTTATCTTCAAAAGAATTTACCCCCGGTATGGTTGCGGCGATCTTTAAAGAGCTGCAACAGGATCAGCCAAAGAACGGTTTTACCATTGGTATCTATGATGATGTCACCCACACCAGTTTAGAGTGGGATGAGCACTTTCATACTGATGCCCACACGGAATCGGTGCAGGCGCTGTTTTATGGCTTGGGCTCGGATGGCACGGTCAGCGCCAATAAAAACTCCATTAAAATTATTGGCGAAACCACAGACCTCTATGCGCAAGGCTATTTCGTCTATGACTCGAAAAAGTCCGGTGCCATGACGGTGTCGCATTTACGTTTTGGCCCGCAACCGATTCGCTCCACCTATTTAATTGGTGATCACCAAGCGCAATTTATTGGTTGTCATCAGCCGCAGTTTATTGAGCGTTTTGAAATGCTTGATAAAGCAGCACCTAGCGCAGTATTTCTGCTCAATACCAGCCATGCGCCAGATCAGGTGTGGGATCAGCTACCACGACGTATGCAAGAACAGATCATTGAAAAAAATATCCGCGTGTATTGCATTGATGCTTACGACGTGGCGCAAAAAGCCAGCATGGGTAAGCGCATTAACACCATTATGCAAACCTGTTTCTTTGCTATTTCTGGGGTGGTGCCCCGTGAGCAGGCGATTGCTTCGATTAAACAGGCAGTGCAAAACACCTATGGCAGCAAAGGGCAGAGCATTATTGATTTTAACTTCAAAGCCATTGATGCAACCTTGGCCAGCTTGTATGAAGTGCCCGTGCCGAGTGAAGCGACCAGCACCTTTGAGCGGCCACCCTTGGTCGATGAAAATGCGCCAGACTTTATTGGTCGTTTCACCGCACGTTTAATTGCTGGCGAAGGCGATCGTGTGCCGGTCAGTATGATGCCGGTGGATGGCAGTTTTCCGCTGGGCAGTGCGGCCTATGAAAAACGTAAACTGGCGCTGGAAATTCCGGTGTGGGATGCCGAACTCTGTACCCAGTGTGGTAAATGCCCAATGGTGTGTCCGCATGCGGCGATTCGCAGCAAGCTGGTACCCAAAGACTTGGTCGCGGATGCGCCAGACAGCTTTAAAACCCATCCGGTGCTGGGCCGTGATTACCCAGATGACCATGTGATGATGTATCAAGTGTCACCGGATGACTGCACCGGTTGCGGCTTATGTGTGGATATTTGTCCGATTCGCGACAAGTCCAATGCCTCGCATAAAGCGCTGAACATGGAACCCATTGAGCCGATTCACACACAAGAGCAAGACAATTGGCGTTTCTTTGAGGCGCTGCCCGAGTACGATCGCAGTGCGCTCAAGCACAGCACCATTAAAGGTGCGATGTTGCTGGAGCCGTTGTTTGAGTTCTCCGGTGCGTGCGTGGGTTGCGGTGAAACGCCGTACTTAAAGCTGGCCACCCAACTGTTTGGTGATCGCATGGTGGTGGCCAATGCCACTGGTTGTTCCTCCATTTATGGGGCTAACTTGCCAACTACGCCTTGGACGGTGAATGCTGACGGCCGCGGCCCAGCCTGGAATAACTCTTTGTTTGAAGACAACGCAGAGTTTGGTTTAGGCATGCGCATTGCCATTGATCAGCAAAATACCTACGCACAAGAGCTGCTAGCTGAGTTACGCGACAGTATCGGCGCTGAACTGGTGGATGCTTTATTAACGGCTGAGCAAAACACTGAGCAAGAGATTGCTGAGCAGCGTGTGCGCGTTGAGCAGCTCAAACAACGCTTAGCCGAGTTAACTGATCAGTCGCGCGCCAAAGAGTTGCTCACCATTGCAGAGCATTTAGTGGTGCGCAGTGTATGGATTATTGGTGGCGATGGCTGGGCTTATGATATTGGCTATGGCGGCTTGGATCATGTCTTAGCTAGCGGCCGTAATGTCAATATTTTGGTGCTGGATACTGAGGTGTATTCCAACACCGGTGGGCAAACCTCAAAAGCCACGCCGCGTGGTGCGGTAGCCAAGTTCTCCAATGCCGGTAAACCCACCGCGAAAAAAGACTTGGCCATGCTTGCCATGGGCTATGAGAATGTTTATGTGGCGAAAGTAGCTTATGGTGCCAAAGATACGCAAACCCTGCGCGCCTTTATTGATGCGGCGGCGCATGATGGACCATCGCTGATTATTGCGTATTCGCCGTGTATCGCGCACGGTGTCGATCTAACCCATAATCACCGTCAGCAAAACCTGGCAGTCAAAAGTGGGCACTGGCCGTTATTCCGCTATGAGCCGTCTCGCGCTGAGAAAGGCCTGAACCCATTGCGTTTAGATTCTGCCGCTCCGTCGATTGATTACACCGAGTTTAGCTCCACCGAAGCGCGTTTTAGTATGCTCAACCGCACCTATCCAAAAGCGGCAAAAGCGTATCAAAAACAAGCGCAAGAGGATGTGATTGCTCGCTTTGCCCATTATCAGTCGCTGGCGGATTTGCCGGGTGCTGCAGATTTAGAGAAGAAGGAGTCCGGTGATGATTGA
- a CDS encoding restriction endonuclease subunit S: MKLKHIADIRAGYPFRGKIAADTDSPVLVVQMKDISADTHIMWDSCTPATLTGKRDPGYLLPSDILVAARGNHNYAVQVGDILHADCNQAVAAPHFFVVRLKHREVLPEFLVWLLNQAPCQRYFEQNAEGSMAKSIRRSVLDSMPIVLPSLTKQRTIAAMASTLRTEQALLQQLISNGERLMDFIATDLFTNTEVNA, encoded by the coding sequence ATGAAACTTAAACACATTGCCGATATACGTGCTGGCTATCCATTTCGCGGGAAAATAGCAGCAGATACAGACAGCCCGGTACTGGTCGTGCAAATGAAAGACATTTCAGCAGACACACATATAATGTGGGACAGCTGCACCCCAGCAACGCTGACCGGCAAACGTGATCCGGGTTATTTATTGCCCAGCGATATTCTTGTGGCGGCGCGAGGCAATCATAATTACGCTGTACAGGTCGGCGATATTCTGCACGCCGATTGCAATCAAGCTGTAGCTGCTCCGCATTTTTTTGTCGTTCGTCTAAAGCACCGAGAAGTACTGCCAGAGTTTTTAGTCTGGCTCCTCAATCAAGCACCCTGCCAGCGTTACTTTGAACAAAACGCCGAGGGCAGTATGGCCAAAAGTATTCGCCGCAGCGTATTGGATAGCATGCCGATTGTGCTGCCCAGCCTAACCAAGCAGCGTACTATAGCCGCCATGGCCAGCACCTTACGCACAGAACAAGCTTTACTGCAGCAGCTCATCAGCAATGGCGAGCGTTTAATGGATTTTATCGCCACTGATTTATTTACCAACACGGAGGTTAACGCATGA
- a CDS encoding BRO family protein, with the protein MNDQHHSFEQIKQTDENGIEYWSARELAPVLEYRDWRNFLKVIDKSIQACSSSGQHVNDHFVEATKMVTLGSGAERELADIKLSRYACYLVVQNGDPSKPVIAAGQTYFAIQTRRQELADDTSLQNLN; encoded by the coding sequence ATGAACGATCAGCATCACTCTTTTGAGCAGATTAAACAAACTGATGAAAACGGCATAGAGTATTGGTCAGCTCGCGAGCTCGCCCCAGTCTTGGAGTACCGCGACTGGCGAAACTTTTTAAAGGTTATTGATAAATCAATTCAAGCTTGCAGCAGTAGCGGTCAGCACGTTAACGACCATTTCGTTGAAGCCACCAAAATGGTCACATTAGGCTCTGGCGCAGAGCGCGAATTAGCAGATATTAAGCTCTCCCGCTACGCCTGTTACCTTGTAGTGCAGAACGGCGACCCATCCAAACCGGTGATTGCCGCAGGCCAAACCTACTTTGCCATACAGACGCGCCGCCAAGAACTGGCCGATGACACAAGTCTCCAGAACTTAAATTAG
- a CDS encoding dihydroorotate dehydrogenase-like protein translates to MIDLSTEYLGLKLKNPLVPSSSPLTGDLDSARELEDAGASALILPSLFEESILASEAAAVRFLHEQDIGFGEAGSFLPMPDESLYRSELDEYLHYIQTLKNSLSIPVIASLNGISTEGWTGYGKQLQEAGADALELNVYYVAADMFESGAEVEARYINVLRELKQHVTLPITMKLSSQFSSVGHFVRSLQDAGAQGVSLFNRFYQPDIDLLTREVVPTLSLSSSYESLLRVHWVATLFGKVDLSLAVTGGMHSATDVMKALMAGADVTHLCSVLLKQGPQALAEIEQSMREWMAQHEYQSVQQLKGSVCRDKAIDPSAYDRANYVQVMHSHRSARGVWR, encoded by the coding sequence ATGATTGATTTATCCACTGAGTATTTAGGTCTAAAACTGAAAAATCCGCTGGTGCCATCATCATCGCCACTGACCGGAGATTTAGACAGCGCCCGAGAGCTGGAGGATGCTGGCGCCAGTGCGCTGATCTTGCCGTCGCTGTTTGAGGAAAGCATCTTGGCCAGTGAAGCCGCTGCCGTGCGTTTCTTGCATGAGCAGGATATTGGCTTTGGCGAGGCGGGCAGTTTTTTGCCGATGCCCGATGAGTCGCTTTATCGCAGTGAGCTGGATGAATATTTGCACTATATTCAGACACTAAAAAACAGCCTGTCGATTCCCGTGATTGCCAGTCTTAATGGCATTTCCACAGAGGGCTGGACAGGTTACGGCAAACAGTTGCAAGAGGCGGGTGCTGATGCGCTGGAGCTCAATGTTTATTATGTTGCAGCAGATATGTTTGAGTCCGGTGCTGAAGTGGAAGCGCGTTACATTAATGTTCTGCGCGAGCTTAAACAGCATGTAACGCTGCCGATCACCATGAAGTTGTCTTCGCAGTTCAGCTCGGTGGGGCATTTTGTGCGCAGTTTGCAAGACGCTGGCGCGCAAGGTGTGTCGCTGTTTAACCGCTTTTACCAACCGGATATTGATCTGCTCACTCGTGAAGTGGTGCCCACTCTAAGCTTGTCCTCTTCCTATGAAAGTTTGTTGCGTGTGCATTGGGTGGCCACTTTGTTTGGCAAAGTGGACTTGTCTCTTGCGGTCACTGGTGGCATGCACAGCGCCACTGATGTGATGAAAGCTTTAATGGCCGGTGCTGATGTCACTCATTTATGCAGTGTGCTGCTCAAACAAGGTCCGCAAGCGCTGGCAGAGATTGAGCAAAGCATGCGTGAATGGATGGCGCAGCATGAGTACCAATCCGTGCAACAACTTAAAGGCAGTGTTTGCCGTGATAAGGCAATTGATCCCAGTGCCTATGATCGCGCTAACTATGTGCAAGTGATGCACAGCCATCGCAGTGCGCGTGGAGTTTGGCGTTAA
- a CDS encoding type I restriction-modification system subunit M: protein MNDTVSQDSINKALWSACDTFRGTISADTYKDFILTMLFLKYISDVWQDHYDGYKAEYGDEPELIEEMMKNERFVLPQGSSFYTLYASRHEPGNGERIDQALHALEEANGTKLKDAGKSVFQDISFNTDRLGEEKQKNTILRDLLEDFAKPELNLKPSRVGSLDIIGNAYEYLIKNFAASGGQKAGEFYTPPEVSELIATLLDPQPGDSICDPACGSASLLMKCAAKITSNHDSKSYALYGQESIGSTWSLAKMNMFLHGEDNHKIEWGDTIRNPKLLDKNGDLMLFDVVTANPPFSLDKWGHGDAENDTFGRFKRGVPPKTKGDYAFILHMIETLKPGSSSKLGGRMGVVVPHGVLFRGSSEGRIRQQLIEENLLDTVIGLPEKLFYGTGIPAAILLFKKKKTDHKVLFIDASREFKSGKNQNLLSEENIAKIVETYTARANVDKYAYLASLEEIKENDYNLNIPRYVDTFEEEEEIDLMTVRAEREQLKKQLLELEAEMAGYLSELGYE from the coding sequence GTGAACGACACAGTCAGCCAAGACAGCATCAACAAAGCCCTTTGGAGTGCGTGCGATACCTTCCGTGGCACCATCAGCGCCGACACCTATAAAGACTTCATTCTGACCATGCTGTTTTTAAAATACATTTCTGATGTGTGGCAGGATCATTACGATGGCTACAAAGCAGAATACGGCGACGAGCCGGAGCTGATCGAAGAAATGATGAAAAACGAACGCTTTGTTCTACCCCAAGGTTCGAGTTTTTATACGCTATATGCAAGCCGTCACGAACCCGGTAACGGCGAGCGTATTGACCAAGCTCTGCACGCCCTTGAAGAAGCCAACGGCACTAAACTTAAAGACGCTGGCAAAAGCGTGTTCCAAGATATCAGCTTTAATACCGACCGCCTGGGTGAAGAAAAGCAAAAAAACACCATCCTGCGCGATCTGCTAGAAGACTTTGCCAAACCAGAACTCAACCTCAAACCCAGCCGCGTTGGCAGCTTGGATATCATTGGCAATGCCTACGAGTATCTCATCAAGAACTTTGCCGCCAGCGGAGGGCAAAAAGCCGGTGAGTTTTACACCCCGCCAGAAGTATCAGAACTGATTGCCACCCTGCTCGACCCACAACCAGGTGATAGCATTTGCGACCCCGCTTGCGGCTCCGCTTCGTTGTTAATGAAATGCGCAGCGAAAATCACCAGCAATCACGATAGCAAAAGCTATGCGCTTTACGGCCAAGAATCCATTGGTTCAACCTGGTCACTGGCGAAAATGAATATGTTTTTGCACGGTGAAGACAACCATAAAATCGAGTGGGGCGACACCATCCGTAACCCCAAGCTGTTAGATAAAAACGGCGACCTCATGCTGTTTGATGTTGTGACTGCCAACCCGCCTTTCTCTCTGGACAAATGGGGCCATGGCGATGCAGAAAACGATACCTTCGGCCGTTTTAAGCGTGGCGTACCACCGAAAACCAAAGGCGATTACGCGTTTATTTTGCATATGATTGAAACCCTAAAACCCGGCTCATCCTCCAAATTGGGCGGGCGCATGGGCGTGGTCGTACCGCACGGCGTGTTATTTCGCGGATCAAGCGAAGGCCGAATTCGCCAGCAATTGATTGAAGAAAACCTACTGGATACCGTGATTGGTCTGCCAGAAAAACTCTTCTACGGCACCGGCATTCCTGCGGCTATTTTGTTATTCAAAAAGAAGAAAACTGACCACAAGGTTTTATTTATCGACGCCAGCCGCGAGTTCAAATCCGGCAAAAACCAAAACCTGCTCAGTGAAGAAAACATCGCGAAAATTGTCGAGACCTACACAGCACGCGCCAATGTCGATAAATACGCGTATTTAGCCAGCCTCGAAGAAATTAAAGAAAACGACTACAACCTCAACATCCCCCGTTACGTCGACACTTTTGAAGAAGAGGAAGAAATCGACCTGATGACAGTGCGCGCTGAGCGTGAACAGCTGAAGAAACAGCTGTTAGAATTAGAAGCAGAAATGGCAGGCTATTTAAGCGAGTTAGGTTATGAGTAA